GTAGTATTCATGAACAAGGTTGACCTTGTTGATGATGAAGAACTTCTCGAGCTCGTTGAGCTTGAAGTTCGTGAGCTGCTCTCCAGCTACGAATTCCCCGGCGATGACATTCCTGTTATTCAGGGTTCTGCCCTGGGCGCGCTGAACGGCGATGCACAGTGGGAAGCCAAAGTAGTTGAGCTGATGGAAGCTGTTGACACTTACATCCCTGCACCTGAGCGTGATGTTGACAAGCCGTTCCTGATGCCGGTTGAGGACGTATTCTCTATCACCGGTCGTGGTACTGTAGCTACCGGTCGTATTGAGCGCGGTGTTATCAAACTCAACGAAGAGATTGACATCGTAGGGATCAACGAAGACAAAATGAAGTCAGTCGTTACCGGTATCGAGATGTTCCGCAAGCTTCTGCCCGAAGGACAGGCCGGTGACAATGCAGGTCTTCTGCTGCGTGGTATCAACAAAGATCAGATCGTTCGCGGGATGGTACTTTGTAAGCCCAACAGCGTGAAGCCGCACAAGAAATTCACCTGTGAGGTGTACATCCTGAGCAAAGAGGAAGGCGGTCGTCATACCCCGTTCTTCAAAGGCTACCGTCCGCAGTTCTATTTCCGTACGACCGACGTAACCGGTATCTGCGAGCTTCCTGAAGGCGTAGAGATGGTAATGCCGGGCGACAACGTGAACCTGACTGTTGACCTGATTCAGCCCATTGCTATGGAAGACGGACTTCGTTTCGCGATCCGCGAAGGCGGCCGTACCGTTGGTGCTGGCGTCGTAGCTAAAATTCTTGACTAAGAACCATCAGAGGAATTAGCGTACGGGCGTAGCTCAATTGGTAGAGTGTCGGTCTCCAAAACCGGTGGTTGGGGGTTCGAGTCCCTCCGCCCGTGCTATTATAAGATTAAATCATTATGAGCAAAGTTAAAAATTTCTCTGAAGGCGTCAGGAAAGAGTGGAATAAAATATCCTGGCCTACTTTAAAAGAGCTTCAAGACAACACCACAGTCGTGGTGTTGTTTTCTATTATATTGTCCCTGTTCATTTTCTTTATAGATCAGATTTACACGAAAGCACTTGAGTTTATTTTTGGATGACAGATCAAAACGACATACAATGGTACGTCATCAGGTGCTTTTCTGGTCATGAAAAAAAGGTAAAGGAAGCACTGCTCGAACGCTTTCGCGAAGACGGTGCAATTGATAAGGTAGAACAGGTACTCATCCCTACTGAGACGGTAATAGAAATCCGTAACGGCAAAAAAAGGCAGCGGGAGAAAAACTTTTTCCCCGGTTACATCATGTTTCAAGGCGTTTATGATGAATCTATCAATGACATTGTATCCGGTACTGCTTCTGTTATTGGATTTTTAAAGGGTGGTAAGAATCAAAATAAACCGACGCCACTTCAGGAAAGCGAAGTTAACCGAATTCTCGGTAAAGTAACCAAGGATAAAGAAGCAGTAGCTGGAGGCGGTTTGGTTGAGATTCCGTTCCGGAAAGGGGACCTCATCAAAATTACAGATGGGCCTTTTGTCAATTATGACGGTACGGTTGAAGAAGTTTATCCCGATCGTATGAAGTTGATCGTGCACGTAAGCATTTTCGGGCGCAAAACCCCGGTTGAAGTTGACGTAAATCAGGTAGAGCCTGATTAAAAAAGCTCATAGAAATTAATCATAGCATTGAAATTAAGGGCCTGCTACTTAAAGGTCAGGTAAATCAAAACAGCATTCTTCGATTATGGCTAAGAAAATTGACAAAGTAATCAAACTCCAGATTAAGGCCGGTCAGGCAAACCCTGCACCCCCGGTAGGACCCGCTTTAGGACAGGCAGGGGTCAACATTATGGAGTTTTGCAAGGCCTTCAACGCAAGAACACAGGACAAGATGGGTACCGTTACCCCGGTGGTTATTACGGTCTTTACTGACAAATCATTTACATTTGTTACGAAGACACCACCAGCGCCAGTTCTGCTTAAGAAAGCGGCCAATATACAGAGCGGTTCAGGTGAACCTAACCGTATTAAAGTCGCAACCGTAACCTTCTCCCAGTGCCGGGAAATCGCCGAGCAGAAGCTTCCTGACCTCAACGCATACGACGTAGAGTCAGCTGCCGAGATGATCGCCGGTACAGCACGCAGCATGGGTCTAAGAGTAGACCGCAGTAAGTAATTCTAACATTCTACCTCAGAGTAATGTCGAAAAAAGGAAAAAAATACAACGAAGCTGCCTCTTTGATAGAAGCAGGCAAAGAGTACAGCCTTGAAGAAGCTGCTGAGTTAATTGGCAAAACTTCACTGGTGAACTTTGACGCTTCCGTAGATATTGACGTTCGCCTGGGTGTTGATCCTCGTCAAGCCGACCAAATGGTAAGGGGTAATGTATCTCTTCCTCATGGTGTTGGTAAAGATGTGCGCGTACTTGCTCTTGTAAATCCTGCAAAGCAGGAAGAAGCAAAGCAGGCAGGTGCCGATCACGTTGGTCTTGACGAATACATTGAAAAGCTTGAATCAGGATGGTCTGATATCGATGTAATCGTTGCCACACCCGATGTAATGGGTAAGCTTGGTAAGCTTGGGCGTTTTTTAGGTCCGAGAGGCCTTATGCCCAACCCCAAAAGCGGAACTGTTACGATGGAACCAGGTAAAGCAATTAAAGAAGTGAAAGCCGGAAAGATTGACTTCCGTGTTGATAAATACGGGATTCTACACACTTCAATTGGTAAAGCGAGTTTCAGCCCCGATAAGCTTGTTGATAACGCCAAAGCGTTTATTAATACCGTAATCAAGCTTCGTCCGGCTTCAGCTAAAGGTACTTACGTTAAAAGTATTTATTTGAGTACTACAATGGGGCCGAGTATAACGATTAACCGAACAGTTGCTGTAAAGTAACTTTCCAAAATTAAAGCTTATTATGGCAACATTAGCTCAGAAAAAAGTAGCAGCAAAAGAAATTTTGGAGGTTCTAAAGGAATCTGACGCGGTTTATCTGGCCGAATACACAGGTATGACCGTAGCTGAAGTCAGCAACCTTCGCCGTGAATTCAAGAAAGACGGAATAACCTACAAAGTGTTTAAGAACACTATGGTTAAGCGGGCGATGGATGAAGTTGGCGGATATGAGGATGTTTATCCTTATTTGGAAAATCAGACTGCATTTATGTTTGCATCCGGTAATCCATCCAAACCTGCCAAAATTCTCAAAGAATACCTCAAATCAAATAAAAAGCCACTTTTCAAGGCCGCTTATATTGATGGCGTAGTATATGGTGAATCAGAATTGGATGCTTTATCAAGCATGAAGTCCAAGGAAGAAGTCATCGGCGACATCATGGGCTTGCTCATGGCTCCGATTACAAACGTAGTTGGCGCGCTTCAGGCACAAGGTGGCAATATTGTTGGCGCATTGAAAACAATCGCCGAAAAAGAAAATTAAAATCACGTTACTAAAAAAACAACAATCGGAGTTAAACAATGGCTGACGTTAAATCATTAGCAGAACAATTAGTTAACCTCACCATCAAGGAAGCCAACGAACTGGCTACCGTTCTCGAAGAAGAGTACGGTATCAAACCAGCTGCCGCTGCTGTTGCAGTTGCAGGCCCTGCAGCCGGCGGTGATGGTCCGGC
This genomic stretch from Cyclonatronum proteinivorum harbors:
- the tuf gene encoding elongation factor Tu; amino-acid sequence: MAKETFSRNKPHVNIGTIGHVDHGKTTLTAAITKVMSATYGGSAKAFDEIDNAPEERERGITIATAHVEYETGNRHYAHVDCPGHADYVKNMVTGAAQMDGAIIVVAATDGPMPQTREHILLARQVGVPYLVVFMNKVDLVDDEELLELVELEVRELLSSYEFPGDDIPVIQGSALGALNGDAQWEAKVVELMEAVDTYIPAPERDVDKPFLMPVEDVFSITGRGTVATGRIERGVIKLNEEIDIVGINEDKMKSVVTGIEMFRKLLPEGQAGDNAGLLLRGINKDQIVRGMVLCKPNSVKPHKKFTCEVYILSKEEGGRHTPFFKGYRPQFYFRTTDVTGICELPEGVEMVMPGDNVNLTVDLIQPIAMEDGLRFAIREGGRTVGAGVVAKILD
- the secE gene encoding preprotein translocase subunit SecE, with amino-acid sequence MSKVKNFSEGVRKEWNKISWPTLKELQDNTTVVVLFSIILSLFIFFIDQIYTKALEFIFG
- the nusG gene encoding transcription termination/antitermination protein NusG, which gives rise to MTDQNDIQWYVIRCFSGHEKKVKEALLERFREDGAIDKVEQVLIPTETVIEIRNGKKRQREKNFFPGYIMFQGVYDESINDIVSGTASVIGFLKGGKNQNKPTPLQESEVNRILGKVTKDKEAVAGGGLVEIPFRKGDLIKITDGPFVNYDGTVEEVYPDRMKLIVHVSIFGRKTPVEVDVNQVEPD
- the rplK gene encoding 50S ribosomal protein L11 is translated as MAKKIDKVIKLQIKAGQANPAPPVGPALGQAGVNIMEFCKAFNARTQDKMGTVTPVVITVFTDKSFTFVTKTPPAPVLLKKAANIQSGSGEPNRIKVATVTFSQCREIAEQKLPDLNAYDVESAAEMIAGTARSMGLRVDRSK
- the rplA gene encoding 50S ribosomal protein L1, with the protein product MSKKGKKYNEAASLIEAGKEYSLEEAAELIGKTSLVNFDASVDIDVRLGVDPRQADQMVRGNVSLPHGVGKDVRVLALVNPAKQEEAKQAGADHVGLDEYIEKLESGWSDIDVIVATPDVMGKLGKLGRFLGPRGLMPNPKSGTVTMEPGKAIKEVKAGKIDFRVDKYGILHTSIGKASFSPDKLVDNAKAFINTVIKLRPASAKGTYVKSIYLSTTMGPSITINRTVAVK
- the rplJ gene encoding 50S ribosomal protein L10 encodes the protein MATLAQKKVAAKEILEVLKESDAVYLAEYTGMTVAEVSNLRREFKKDGITYKVFKNTMVKRAMDEVGGYEDVYPYLENQTAFMFASGNPSKPAKILKEYLKSNKKPLFKAAYIDGVVYGESELDALSSMKSKEEVIGDIMGLLMAPITNVVGALQAQGGNIVGALKTIAEKEN